Proteins from a single region of Verrucosispora sp. NA02020:
- the hutH gene encoding histidine ammonia-lyase translates to MTVTIEPTGVCPADVLAVARGAVTVVLDPATIAAMATSRSIVDGIEAAGRPVYGVSTGFGALANTFVAPERRAELQHALIRSHAAGVGAAMPREVVRAMMLLRVRSLALGHSGVRPLVAEALVDLLNHDVTPWVPEHGSLGASGDLAPLAHCALVLLGEGWVLGPAGERRPAADALRQAGLAPVALAAKEGLALINGTDGMLGMLLLAIHDAAHLFTMADVTAALAIEAMLGSERPFRPELHAIRPHPGQGVSAANIHRLLQNSAVMDSHRDDLAHAVQDAYSMRCAPQVAGAARDTLDFVRTVAGRELVSVVDNPVVLPDGRVESTGNFHGAPLGFAADYLAIAASEVGAISERRVDRLLDVTRSRDLPAFLSPDAGVNSGLMIAQYTAAGIVAENRRLAAPASVDSLPTSGMQEDHVSMGWAATKKLRTVLDNLTSLLAVELLAAVRGLQLRAPLTPSPAGQAAIAALGGVAGPPGPDVFLAPLMEAARDVVSGPALRTAIEAEIGPLT, encoded by the coding sequence ATGACCGTCACCATCGAACCCACCGGGGTCTGTCCCGCCGACGTGCTCGCCGTGGCGCGCGGTGCCGTCACCGTCGTGCTCGACCCGGCCACGATCGCCGCGATGGCGACCAGCCGGTCCATCGTGGACGGCATCGAGGCCGCCGGTCGTCCGGTGTACGGCGTCTCCACCGGCTTCGGCGCGCTCGCCAACACGTTCGTCGCCCCCGAGCGACGTGCCGAACTCCAGCACGCGCTGATCCGCTCGCACGCGGCGGGCGTCGGCGCGGCGATGCCCCGCGAGGTGGTGCGGGCGATGATGCTGCTGCGGGTCCGTTCGCTGGCGCTGGGCCACTCCGGGGTACGGCCGCTGGTCGCCGAGGCCCTGGTCGACCTGCTCAACCACGACGTGACGCCGTGGGTGCCGGAGCACGGCTCGCTGGGTGCCTCCGGCGACCTGGCACCGCTGGCGCACTGCGCGCTGGTGCTGCTCGGCGAGGGTTGGGTGCTCGGCCCGGCCGGGGAGCGGCGGCCCGCCGCCGACGCGTTGCGGCAGGCCGGTCTCGCTCCGGTGGCGCTGGCCGCCAAGGAGGGCCTGGCACTGATCAACGGCACCGACGGCATGCTCGGCATGCTGCTGCTGGCGATCCACGACGCCGCCCACCTGTTCACCATGGCCGACGTGACCGCCGCCCTGGCGATCGAGGCGATGCTCGGCTCCGAGCGGCCGTTCCGCCCGGAGCTGCACGCCATCCGCCCGCATCCCGGGCAGGGCGTCTCGGCGGCCAACATCCACCGCTTGTTGCAGAACTCGGCGGTGATGGACTCGCACCGCGACGACCTGGCCCACGCGGTGCAGGACGCCTACTCGATGCGGTGCGCGCCCCAGGTCGCCGGAGCGGCCCGGGACACGCTGGACTTCGTCCGGACGGTCGCCGGCCGGGAACTGGTGTCCGTGGTGGACAACCCGGTGGTGCTGCCGGACGGGCGGGTCGAGTCGACCGGGAACTTCCACGGCGCCCCGCTGGGCTTCGCGGCGGACTACCTGGCCATCGCCGCGTCCGAGGTGGGTGCGATCTCCGAACGTCGGGTCGACCGGCTGCTCGACGTGACCCGCTCGCGGGACCTGCCCGCCTTCCTCTCCCCCGACGCGGGGGTCAACTCCGGGCTGATGATCGCCCAGTACACCGCCGCCGGGATCGTGGCGGAGAACCGGCGGCTGGCCGCGCCCGCCTCGGTGGACTCGCTGCCCACCAGCGGCATGCAGGAGGACCACGTCTCGATGGGCTGGGCGGCGACCAAGAAGCTGCGGACGGTCCTGGACAACCTGACCAGCCTGCTCGCGGTGGAACTGCTCGCCGCCGTACGCGGACTCCAGCTCCGGGCCCCGCTGACGCCGTCCCCGGCCGGACAGGCGGCGATCGCCGCCCTCGGCGGAGTCGCCGGCCCACCCGGCCCGGACGTCTTCCTCGCCCCGCTGATGGAGGCGGCCCGGGACGTGGTGTCCGGCCCCGCGCTGCGCACCGCCATCGAGGCCGAGATCGGCCCCCTGACCTGA
- a CDS encoding MurR/RpiR family transcriptional regulator: MNDGATVASTERMVGLFDGVRLTPTQRRIAHCLVQHAPSVGYLSAAEVAELAGVSQPSVTRFAVALGHDGYPALRRRLRELTAAAPGPDTAGNELQQAVRAEMGNLDRLAGQLADRDRIAETGRLLAASRPLPVLGLRAAAPLAAYFAYFAAKVHPDVRVLNDGGSLLTDRLEQAAEAGAGALLAFVLPRYPRETLDALGEAQAAGLTVVAITDSPVSPATEHADVVLAAAVGAQLVFDLHTAPMTLAMVLLQAICDAAPAETQRRLEAFEASATRRQLFLG, from the coding sequence ATGAATGACGGAGCCACCGTCGCGTCGACCGAACGAATGGTCGGCCTCTTCGACGGGGTACGACTGACCCCGACGCAGCGGCGCATCGCGCACTGCCTGGTGCAGCACGCGCCCTCCGTCGGCTATCTCTCCGCCGCCGAGGTCGCCGAGCTGGCCGGGGTCAGCCAGCCGTCGGTCACCCGGTTCGCGGTGGCGCTCGGACACGACGGTTATCCGGCGCTGCGCCGCCGGTTGCGCGAGCTGACCGCCGCCGCGCCGGGTCCGGACACCGCCGGCAACGAGCTTCAACAGGCCGTACGCGCCGAGATGGGCAACCTGGACCGGCTGGCCGGGCAGCTCGCCGACCGGGACCGGATCGCCGAGACCGGGCGACTGCTGGCCGCCAGTCGACCTCTGCCCGTGCTCGGGCTGCGCGCCGCCGCGCCGCTGGCCGCGTACTTCGCGTACTTCGCCGCCAAGGTGCACCCGGACGTGCGGGTGCTCAACGACGGCGGCAGCCTGCTCACCGACCGGTTGGAACAGGCGGCCGAGGCCGGGGCCGGGGCGCTGCTGGCGTTCGTGCTGCCTCGTTATCCCCGGGAGACCCTGGACGCGCTGGGCGAGGCCCAGGCCGCCGGGCTGACCGTGGTCGCGATCACCGACTCGCCGGTCAGCCCGGCGACCGAGCACGCCGACGTGGTGCTCGCCGCGGCGGTCGGCGCGCAGCTCGTGTTCGACCTGCACACCGCTCCGATGACCCTGGCCATGGTGCTGCTCCAGGCGATCTGCGACGCCGCGCCGGCCGAGACCCAGCGTCGGCTGGAGGCGTTCGAGGCCTCGGCCACCCGTCGTCAGTTGTTCCTCGGTTAG
- a CDS encoding serine protease, which produces MQPDGPYRYTHLLGGSPVGKAWAAIDGQGRFVTVAVLDAAVAASPGWREAFAGIVNHLAQAPGGLPFTYADFSAAAPWVAYPAETGPAAEKLFRALGVDYQPVPTPAPPPVSGPPAPVSGAPHPTSGPPRAVSGAPHPTSGPPLPTSGAPHSVSGPPRPVSAASQPVSGLPRQPIYADPVSGAPISPGLGPSLDDPPQHDPFTAPARRIQPSAPPKRQTGLWVAVAALLLAAVAGGGAGVWAISASGSDPSTPAPAPTATPPAPGLKPWAEATPRSAEERTLATAAPSMVFLEAVLTGFIRNRQDNALLHPEPFTFSRRCTGVVVNNDGHVLTNGQCVQPAPDILLEHALGSLADTRVADGELKAAEVSGFVRARLASSVFTGPEAGTPPAATLYGQLNVAKGDLKDGAAIPGTVVRALSLDEGNLALVKLDQANLPAVELNTSATVTAGTALHALGYGTTDTDYRSAAYQVLTKPVQVTELDVESSTYRINEDIGSSSRGGIVVDGEGRVVGMLDNDLLQPDRLNRLVVPVSRMTGLLDAAGVAHALGEPDRIYRSALDAYFGDDEAEAAARFAEAAEAAPMNALAQAYREASVAAGGEVPSSRPGWAVPLLVAAGVALVGGIVVVVLLRRRPNAR; this is translated from the coding sequence ATGCAGCCGGACGGCCCCTACCGGTACACCCACCTGCTGGGCGGGTCACCGGTCGGCAAAGCGTGGGCAGCCATCGACGGGCAGGGCCGTTTCGTGACGGTGGCGGTGCTCGACGCCGCAGTGGCCGCTTCTCCGGGCTGGCGTGAGGCGTTCGCCGGGATCGTCAACCACCTGGCGCAGGCGCCCGGTGGACTGCCCTTCACCTACGCCGACTTCTCCGCCGCCGCGCCCTGGGTGGCCTATCCCGCCGAGACCGGACCGGCCGCGGAGAAACTCTTCCGGGCCCTCGGGGTCGACTACCAGCCCGTACCCACGCCGGCCCCGCCGCCGGTGTCGGGTCCGCCCGCTCCGGTGTCCGGTGCGCCCCACCCCACCTCCGGTCCGCCGCGCGCGGTGTCCGGTGCACCGCACCCGACCTCCGGTCCGCCGCTTCCGACCTCCGGTGCGCCCCACTCGGTCTCCGGTCCGCCGCGACCGGTCTCGGCTGCTTCGCAACCGGTCTCCGGCCTGCCCAGGCAGCCGATTTACGCCGATCCTGTCTCGGGCGCGCCGATCTCCCCGGGCCTCGGTCCGTCCCTCGACGATCCGCCGCAGCACGATCCGTTCACCGCCCCGGCGCGCCGGATCCAGCCATCCGCACCACCCAAGCGGCAGACCGGTCTGTGGGTCGCGGTCGCCGCGCTGCTCCTGGCTGCCGTCGCTGGTGGCGGCGCCGGCGTCTGGGCCATCTCGGCGAGCGGGTCCGACCCCTCGACGCCAGCTCCCGCCCCGACCGCCACTCCGCCCGCACCGGGGCTCAAGCCGTGGGCGGAGGCCACGCCGCGTAGCGCGGAGGAGCGCACCCTCGCCACCGCGGCGCCGTCGATGGTCTTCCTGGAGGCCGTCCTCACCGGCTTCATCCGCAACCGGCAGGACAACGCACTGCTGCACCCGGAGCCGTTCACCTTCAGCCGTCGGTGCACCGGGGTCGTGGTCAACAACGACGGTCACGTGCTCACCAACGGGCAGTGCGTGCAGCCCGCCCCGGACATCCTGCTCGAACATGCGCTCGGTTCGTTGGCCGACACCCGCGTGGCCGACGGCGAGCTGAAGGCCGCCGAGGTCAGCGGTTTCGTCCGGGCCCGGCTGGCAAGCAGCGTCTTCACCGGACCCGAGGCGGGCACGCCACCGGCGGCCACCCTGTACGGACAGCTGAACGTGGCGAAGGGTGACCTCAAGGACGGCGCGGCGATTCCCGGCACCGTGGTCCGCGCGCTCAGCCTCGACGAGGGCAATCTGGCGCTGGTGAAGCTGGACCAGGCGAACCTGCCCGCCGTGGAGCTGAACACCTCGGCCACCGTGACCGCCGGGACGGCGTTGCACGCGCTCGGCTACGGCACCACCGACACCGACTACCGCTCCGCCGCCTACCAGGTGCTGACCAAGCCGGTGCAGGTGACCGAGCTGGACGTCGAGTCGTCGACCTACCGCATCAACGAGGACATCGGCTCCTCGTCCCGAGGTGGCATCGTGGTCGACGGCGAGGGCCGGGTGGTGGGGATGCTCGACAACGACCTGTTGCAGCCCGACCGGCTGAACCGGCTCGTGGTCCCGGTCTCCCGGATGACCGGACTTCTCGACGCGGCCGGTGTCGCGCACGCGCTCGGCGAGCCTGACCGGATCTACCGCAGCGCCCTGGACGCGTACTTCGGTGACGACGAGGCCGAGGCCGCCGCCCGGTTCGCCGAGGCAGCGGAGGCGGCACCGATGAACGCGTTGGCGCAGGCGTACCGTGAGGCGTCCGTGGCCGCCGGTGGGGAGGTGCCGTCCTCCCGGCCCGGCTGGGCGGTACCGCTGCTGGTAGCGGCCGGAGTCGCACTGGTGGGTGGAATCGTGGTGGTGGTCCTGCTGCGGCGGCGACCGAATGCACGGTGA
- the hutU gene encoding urocanate hydratase has translation MTQSIPAAPGTGHIRAARGTTRTARNWPQEAALRMLMNNLDPEVAERPDDLVVYGGTGKAARDWPSYHALVRTLTDLRDDETMLVQSGRPVGVLRTHEWAPRVLLANSNLVGDWATWPEFRRLEQLGLTMYGQMTAGSWIYIGTQGILQGTYETFAAVAEKRFGGTLAGTLTLTGGCGGMGGAQPLAVTMNGGVCLIVDVDRTRLERRVHDRYLDEIGDDLDDAVARVLAAKRDRRALSVGVVGNAATVFPELLRRGVPIDVVTDQTSAHDPLSYLPEGVEPADARDYATAKPAEFTDRARASMAKHVEAMVGFLDAGAEVFDYGNSIRGEAQLGGYPRAFDFPGFVPAYIRPLFCEGKGPFRWAALSGDPADIAATDRAILELFPENEPLARWIRMAGERVAFQGLPARICWLGYGERDVAGVRFNEMVAAGELSAPVVIGRDHLDCGSVASPYRETEAMADGSDAIADWPLLNALVNTASGASWVSIHHGGGVGIGRSLHAGQVCVADGTALAGQKIERVLTNDPAMGVIRHVDAGYDAAREVAARTGVRVPMSE, from the coding sequence ATGACGCAGTCCATCCCGGCCGCGCCGGGCACCGGACACATCCGGGCCGCGCGCGGCACCACGCGTACGGCGCGCAACTGGCCGCAGGAGGCCGCGCTGCGGATGCTGATGAACAACCTCGACCCGGAGGTCGCCGAGCGCCCCGACGACCTGGTCGTCTACGGCGGCACCGGGAAGGCCGCGCGGGACTGGCCGTCCTACCACGCCCTGGTGCGTACGCTGACCGACCTGCGCGACGACGAGACGATGCTGGTGCAGTCGGGTCGGCCGGTCGGGGTGCTGCGGACCCACGAGTGGGCGCCCCGGGTGCTGCTGGCCAACTCCAACCTGGTCGGTGACTGGGCGACCTGGCCGGAGTTCCGCCGCCTGGAGCAGCTCGGTCTGACCATGTACGGCCAGATGACCGCCGGCTCGTGGATCTACATCGGCACCCAGGGCATCCTCCAGGGCACCTACGAGACCTTCGCGGCCGTCGCCGAGAAGCGGTTCGGCGGCACCCTCGCCGGCACGCTGACGCTCACCGGCGGGTGCGGTGGGATGGGTGGCGCCCAGCCGCTGGCGGTCACCATGAACGGCGGCGTCTGCCTGATCGTGGACGTCGACCGCACCCGGCTCGAACGGCGGGTGCACGACCGCTACCTGGACGAGATCGGCGACGACCTGGACGACGCGGTCGCGCGGGTCCTGGCGGCGAAGCGGGACCGGCGGGCGCTCAGCGTCGGCGTCGTCGGCAACGCCGCCACGGTCTTCCCCGAGCTGCTGCGCCGGGGTGTGCCGATCGACGTGGTGACCGACCAGACCAGCGCCCACGATCCGCTGTCGTACCTGCCGGAGGGGGTGGAGCCGGCTGACGCCCGGGACTACGCGACGGCCAAGCCCGCCGAGTTCACCGACCGGGCGCGGGCGTCGATGGCGAAGCACGTCGAGGCGATGGTGGGCTTCCTCGACGCCGGTGCGGAGGTCTTCGACTACGGCAACTCGATCCGGGGCGAGGCACAGCTCGGCGGGTACCCGCGCGCCTTCGACTTCCCCGGCTTCGTGCCGGCGTACATCCGGCCGTTGTTCTGCGAGGGCAAGGGGCCGTTCCGGTGGGCGGCGCTCTCCGGCGACCCGGCCGACATCGCGGCCACCGACCGGGCGATCCTGGAGCTGTTCCCGGAGAACGAGCCGCTGGCCCGCTGGATCCGGATGGCCGGTGAGCGGGTCGCATTCCAGGGCCTGCCGGCGCGGATCTGCTGGCTCGGCTACGGCGAGCGGGACGTCGCGGGTGTGCGGTTCAACGAGATGGTCGCCGCCGGTGAGCTGAGCGCCCCGGTGGTGATCGGGCGGGACCATCTGGACTGCGGCAGCGTGGCGAGTCCGTACCGGGAGACCGAGGCGATGGCCGACGGCTCCGACGCGATCGCCGACTGGCCGCTGCTGAACGCGCTGGTGAACACCGCCAGCGGGGCGTCCTGGGTGTCGATCCACCACGGGGGTGGGGTGGGCATCGGCCGGTCGCTGCACGCCGGGCAGGTGTGCGTGGCCGACGGCACCGCGCTGGCCGGGCAGAAGATCGAGCGGGTGCTCACCAACGATCCGGCGATGGGGGTGATCCGGCACGTCGACGCCGGCTACGACGCGGCCCGCGAGGTCGCCGCCCGCACCGGCGTCCGCGTGCCGATGTCCGAGTGA
- a CDS encoding allantoate amidohydrolase translates to MLTHTVEEGSLPFRFRELWDEIAPVGRDADSGGYLRYALTAPELRLRAWFREQADARGMPVAQDGNGNLFAWWGDPDAGGAVLTGSHFDSVPHGGAYDGPLGIVSAWLAVDELRAAGVTPARPLVVAAFVEEEGARFGVPCLGSRLLTGQISPDRAGALRDAAGVSFAEALGHPPAGADPALLGRFAAFVELHVEQGRALVDRDAPVAVASAIWPHGRWRFDVTGEGNHAGTTRMADRRDPMLTYAFTVLAANKEARLRDAHATVGRVTVEPNATNAIPSRVTGWLDARAAEPEALTGLVEAVRAKATERARRDGTEVTLTEESATPLVSFDGGLADRLAGLLAAPVLPTGAGHDAGVLAAHVPTAMLFVRNPSGVSHSPAESATDADCAAGVTALATVLAELTRAVRRDAERAG, encoded by the coding sequence TTGCTAACGCATACGGTAGAGGAAGGGTCCCTTCCTTTCAGGTTCAGGGAACTGTGGGACGAGATCGCGCCGGTGGGGCGGGACGCGGACAGCGGCGGCTACCTGCGCTACGCGCTCACCGCACCGGAGCTGCGCCTGCGGGCGTGGTTCCGGGAGCAGGCCGACGCCCGGGGCATGCCGGTGGCGCAGGACGGCAACGGCAACCTCTTCGCCTGGTGGGGTGACCCGGACGCCGGTGGCGCGGTGCTGACCGGCAGCCACTTCGACTCGGTGCCGCACGGCGGGGCGTACGACGGGCCGCTCGGCATCGTCAGCGCCTGGCTCGCCGTGGACGAACTGCGAGCGGCCGGCGTCACTCCGGCCCGGCCCCTGGTCGTCGCCGCCTTCGTCGAGGAGGAGGGCGCCCGCTTCGGCGTACCCTGCCTGGGTTCGCGGCTGCTCACCGGCCAGATCAGTCCCGATCGGGCGGGCGCGTTGCGGGACGCGGCCGGGGTGAGCTTCGCCGAGGCGCTGGGACACCCGCCGGCGGGGGCCGATCCGGCGTTGCTGGGCCGCTTCGCGGCCTTCGTGGAGCTGCACGTCGAGCAGGGCCGCGCGCTGGTCGACCGGGACGCACCGGTGGCGGTGGCCAGCGCCATCTGGCCGCACGGCCGCTGGCGCTTCGACGTCACGGGCGAGGGCAACCACGCCGGTACGACCCGGATGGCCGACCGCCGCGATCCCATGTTGACGTACGCGTTCACGGTGCTCGCGGCGAACAAGGAGGCCCGGCTGCGCGACGCGCACGCCACCGTGGGTCGGGTGACCGTGGAGCCGAACGCCACCAACGCGATCCCGTCCCGGGTGACCGGCTGGCTGGACGCGCGGGCCGCCGAGCCGGAGGCCCTCACCGGGCTGGTCGAGGCGGTACGCGCCAAGGCCACCGAACGGGCCCGACGCGACGGCACCGAGGTGACCCTGACCGAGGAGTCGGCGACGCCGCTGGTCTCCTTCGACGGCGGGTTGGCCGACCGGCTGGCCGGGCTGCTGGCCGCGCCGGTGCTGCCGACCGGGGCCGGACACGACGCGGGGGTGCTGGCGGCACACGTACCGACGGCGATGCTCTTCGTCCGCAACCCGAGCGGGGTGTCGCACTCCCCCGCCGAGTCGGCCACCGACGCGGACTGCGCGGCCGGGGTGACCGCCCTTGCCACGGTGCTGGCGGAGCTGACGCGGGCCGTCCGGCGCGACGCGGAGCGTGCCGGATGA
- the hutI gene encoding imidazolonepropionase gives MRAGSLLVDNIGELVTNEAGAGEGGPLGLRRRVALLVEAGEVVWVGPAADAPAADRRIDADGAAVLPGFVDSHAHLVFAGDRATEFAARMAGQPYTGGGIRTTVGATRSASDGQLRATVRRLHDEALRQGTTTIEIKSGYGLTVADEARSVRIAAEVTEETTFLGAHVVPTEYADRPDEYVGLVCGPMLAAAAPYARWIDVFCERGAFDADHARAILTCGQAAGLGVRVHANQLGPGPGVRLGVELGAASVDHCTHLDDADVDALADSEGSTVATLLPGAEFSTRSPYPDARRLLDAGVTVALATDCNPGSSYTSSMPFCIALAVREMRMTPAEAVWAATAGGARALRRTDVGVLRPGARADLMILDAPSHLHLAYRPGVPLIRQVLRNGVPR, from the coding sequence GTGCGCGCGGGCAGCCTGCTGGTGGACAACATCGGCGAGCTGGTCACCAACGAGGCCGGCGCGGGCGAGGGCGGGCCGTTGGGCCTCCGTCGGCGGGTCGCCCTGCTGGTCGAGGCGGGCGAGGTGGTCTGGGTCGGTCCGGCCGCCGACGCGCCGGCTGCGGACCGGCGGATCGACGCCGACGGCGCGGCGGTGCTGCCCGGGTTCGTGGACAGTCACGCGCACCTGGTCTTCGCCGGGGACCGGGCGACGGAGTTCGCGGCCCGGATGGCCGGGCAGCCGTACACCGGTGGTGGCATCCGGACCACCGTGGGCGCCACCCGGTCGGCCAGCGACGGGCAGCTCCGCGCCACCGTGCGCCGACTGCACGACGAGGCGTTGCGGCAGGGCACCACCACGATCGAGATCAAGAGTGGGTACGGCCTCACCGTCGCCGACGAGGCCCGCTCGGTGCGGATCGCCGCCGAGGTGACCGAGGAGACCACGTTCCTCGGCGCGCACGTGGTGCCGACCGAGTACGCCGACCGGCCCGACGAGTACGTGGGGCTGGTCTGTGGGCCGATGTTGGCCGCCGCCGCGCCGTACGCCCGGTGGATCGACGTGTTCTGCGAGCGGGGCGCGTTCGACGCCGACCACGCGCGGGCGATCCTGACCTGCGGACAGGCGGCCGGTCTCGGCGTACGGGTGCACGCCAACCAACTCGGCCCCGGCCCGGGGGTACGCCTGGGGGTGGAACTCGGCGCGGCCAGTGTGGACCACTGCACGCACCTGGACGACGCCGACGTGGACGCGCTGGCGGACAGCGAGGGCAGCACGGTCGCCACGCTGCTGCCGGGTGCCGAGTTCTCCACCCGGTCGCCGTATCCGGACGCGCGTCGGCTGCTCGACGCCGGGGTCACCGTCGCCCTCGCCACCGACTGCAACCCCGGTTCGTCGTACACGTCGTCGATGCCGTTCTGTATCGCGTTGGCCGTCCGCGAGATGCGGATGACCCCGGCGGAGGCGGTGTGGGCCGCCACCGCAGGCGGCGCGCGGGCGTTGCGCCGCACCGACGTCGGCGTGCTGCGGCCCGGTGCACGGGCCGACCTGATGATCCTCGACGCCCCGTCCCACCTGCACCTGGCCTACCGGCCGGGCGTACCCCTCATCCGCCAGGTCCTGCGCAACGGAGTGCCACGATGA
- a CDS encoding formimidoylglutamate deiminase, which translates to MTATRWLAEYAWLPAHAAPTPDVLIETVNGRITGVTPLTPGGDPDAGVDVLADAVRLPGLTLPGLADAHSHAFHRALRGRTHSGRGDFWSWRDQMYAVTGRLDPDTYLALARAVYAEMALAGITCVGEFHYLHHGPGGTPYADPNAMGAALVEAAAQAGIRLTLLDTCYLTAGVDGTPLVGPQERFGDGDAQRWAERVTAFTTDRERARVGAAVHSVRAVPADQLATVAGWARRRDAPLHVHLSEQPAENDACRAVHGLTPTGLLAEHGVLGPATTAVHATHPTSADVTLLGESRTGVCLCPTTERDLADGLGPARRMADAGIPLSLGSDSHAVIDPFEEARAMELDERLRTRRRGHFAPAELLTAATEAGHAALGWTDAGRLAVGDRADLVTVRLDSVRTAGVVPAGVWFAAGAADVTQVVVDGRVLVRDGRHVRVDVPRELATAIAEVTGAQ; encoded by the coding sequence ATGACCGCCACCCGCTGGCTCGCCGAGTACGCGTGGCTGCCCGCACACGCCGCGCCGACCCCGGACGTGCTGATCGAGACGGTCAACGGCCGGATCACCGGCGTGACGCCGCTGACTCCCGGCGGCGACCCGGACGCGGGCGTGGACGTGCTCGCCGACGCGGTGCGGCTGCCCGGGTTGACGCTGCCCGGGTTGGCCGACGCCCACTCGCACGCGTTCCACCGGGCGCTGCGCGGGCGCACCCACAGCGGGCGCGGCGACTTCTGGAGCTGGCGCGACCAGATGTACGCGGTGACCGGTCGCCTGGACCCGGACACGTACCTGGCGCTGGCCCGCGCGGTGTACGCCGAGATGGCGCTGGCCGGGATCACCTGTGTGGGCGAGTTCCACTACCTGCACCACGGTCCGGGCGGCACCCCGTACGCGGACCCGAACGCGATGGGCGCGGCGCTGGTCGAGGCGGCGGCACAGGCCGGGATCCGGCTGACGCTGCTGGACACCTGCTATCTGACCGCCGGGGTGGACGGTACGCCCTTGGTCGGGCCGCAGGAGCGCTTCGGCGACGGTGACGCGCAGCGGTGGGCGGAACGGGTCACCGCGTTCACCACGGACCGGGAGCGCGCCCGCGTCGGCGCGGCCGTGCACTCGGTCCGGGCCGTCCCGGCCGACCAGCTCGCCACCGTGGCCGGGTGGGCGCGACGACGTGACGCACCGCTGCACGTGCACCTGTCGGAGCAGCCCGCCGAGAACGACGCCTGCCGGGCGGTGCACGGGCTGACGCCGACCGGGTTGCTGGCCGAGCACGGTGTGCTGGGACCGGCCACCACGGCGGTGCACGCCACCCACCCCACCAGCGCCGACGTGACCCTGCTCGGGGAGAGCCGGACCGGGGTGTGTCTCTGCCCGACCACCGAACGCGACCTCGCCGACGGTCTCGGACCGGCCCGCCGGATGGCCGACGCGGGGATCCCGTTGAGCCTGGGCAGCGACAGTCACGCCGTGATCGACCCGTTCGAGGAGGCCCGCGCGATGGAACTCGACGAGCGGCTGCGGACCCGTCGGCGCGGCCACTTCGCCCCGGCCGAGCTGCTCACCGCCGCCACCGAGGCCGGGCACGCCGCGCTGGGCTGGACCGACGCCGGTCGGCTCGCCGTCGGTGACCGCGCCGACCTGGTGACGGTGCGGCTGGACAGCGTACGCACGGCCGGGGTGGTCCCGGCGGGTGTGTGGTTCGCGGCCGGCGCCGCCGACGTGACCCAGGTGGTGGTCGACGGCCGGGTGCTGGTCCGCGACGGCCGGCACGTCCGGGTCGACGTCCCCCGCGAGCTGGCCACGGCCATCGCCGAGGTGACCGGTGCCCAGTGA